The genomic window ATCGGCGAGACGAACTGGTGTTTCGGCACGTGCACACCGACCAGCACCACGCTCGCGATCACCAGCAGCAGCGCAGCGACACGCTCCCAGAATCGTCCATCGCGCCGACGCAGCATCCCCACGACGCCGCCCTGCGCCCCACCCGTGTCTGCACGCATGGTCGACCTCCCCCCTTCGGAGTGCCCGGTGTTGGTTCGTGACGCTGGTCCGGGCGGGCGATCTCGGTGCGTCAGCAGCAGAACGGCCTCGCCACCGCGATCACGTCACGGCGGCGAGGCCGCATGCTCGCTCTCAGTAGGATACGGTCTTGCACCCCAGTGAGGTGTTCGCTCCGACGTTCGACCACGCCGTGCCGATGGCTATCGCACAGACCTGGTAGGTGCCCTTCTGGTCGAGCGTGATCTGCTCGGCGAAGCCGTGGTTGGACCCGGCCCAGGGGTACGCTCTGGCGACGTCGTTCCTCGTCTCGTCGGCGACGAAGGGGTACCCCTTGACCGTGGCGTCGGGCCTCGTCACGTAGAAGTGCACCTGGATCGGCGATGAGGCGAGGTCCCGGTCGACCGCCCAACCCGACACGGACAGCGTGGCCTTCCCGTCGGCCGTCGGGGTGACGGACGCCGAATCGAACGCCCCGGTCGGAGCAGTGGTCCCGAAGGTGACCTTCTGGCAGGGGAACGGCGTGTTCAGTCCGACGCTCAGGGACGAGACGGCGATCCCGTAGACGCACACCGTGTAGGTGCCCTTCACCGTCACCGGGAACGACTCGCGGAACCCGTGTGCGCCGGAGATCCCGAACGCCCGGTTCACGTCGTCACGAGCCTTGTCGGCCTTCCGGGAATAGCCCGTGGTCACGCCGTTCGGATCCGTGATGTAGACGTGCGCACCGATCGACGACGCGGGCGCGCCGGCGTCATAGGTCCAGCCGCTGACCGAGATGGCCGGGGCCGTGGGCGTCTGGTCGGCCACGATCGCGTCGACCTGACCGTTCGGGAACGCCTTGACGTAGTTCACCGACTGGCACTCGAGCAGGCGGTTCGCTCCGATGTTCTTCCAGTACGTCGGGATGGCGTAGGAACACACCTGGTAGATTCCGGGGGTCGTGACCGGAATCGACAGCTCGAAGCCATGAGCCGAGCCGGCTCCGGGGAAGGTCGCACCGATGTCCGGTCGGGCTTTGTCGGCGACGAGCGACGTCCCCACCACCTTGCCGCCGGGCTGCGTCACGTACACGTGGACCTGGGAGGAGACCGCCGAGGCGTCGGGGTCGAGCGCCCAGCCGCGCACCTTCATGGCGGTGGAACTGCCTGATCCGGTCGTGACGAACTCGTCGACCTTGCCCAGCGGTTCGTTCTGCGGCACGACGAGCGTCTGACACTGCAGGAGACGGTTGTTCCCGGACAGTCCGATCCCGTAGACGCAGGCTTGGTACGTCCCGCCACGGGTGACCTCGAGATTGGCCGAGTACCCGTGTGCGTTGCCGGCACCCGGGTAGGCACCGCCGACGTCCGGCCGTGACTGGTTCGCGGTGAGGGGGGTCCCCTTGACGCTGCCGTCCGGTGAAGTGAGGTACACGTGGGCTTCGATCGCGCTCGACGAGCGGTTCATGTCGAGCGTCCACCCGCGGACCGTCAGGGTCGCGGTCTTCGCGCCGACCGAAGCGGTGAACTGGTCCAGCGACCCGATCGGGTTCGGCACGTCGGTCGGCGATCCGAACCAGTCCGAGTACATGCGCCAGAAGTTCCGGTTCCCATAGGCTCCACAGGCGTCACCCGTCCCGTACAGGTTCGCGAGCGCCGAGGCGTTGGGCTGGTAGGGCGTGTAGTTGTAGAGTCCCGCGGTCGCCGCGTTCTGGATGTAGACCTGGCTGCTCCCGCACGCGGCGTTGGGGCTGAACCGCACCGTGTTCACGCGTCCTGGGACGTGGTTCCATCGGGTCGGGTTCGCCTGGTAGTTCTTGAACTGGAGCGCGGCTGCGTACACCTGGTTGAAGAAGCCGTAGTAGGTCGAATCGCAATCGGCGGTGTCGGGGCAGCCGTATCCGGTCGCACTCCGGTACTGCCGGGCGCTCGGCCAGTCGTCCGTGATGATCCCCTGCTCCTTCTCGAGCAGGACGATCATCGCCTTCTGGCTGAATCCGCACGCCTGGCCGACCTTGGCGATGATCTGCGCTGCGGACTCGTTCGCCGCGCCGGCGTAGGCCGCGCACCTGCCGCTGACGGCGGCTCGGGTCGGGGTCGCCTGGCGGTAGTCCTTGAGGCAGGTGTAGCCCGAGCGGCAGCTCGGCACCGCGCTGTTCAAGAAGGACTGCACCTCGCCGGCCGACATCGCCGCCCCGTCGTAGAAGAGACCGTCGGAGATGATGTATCCGGGATTGAAGTTCCGGCCGTCGGCGGCGTTCGCCGGTTCAGCCGTGGGGATGACGGTGAACAGCCCCGCGAGCAACGCGAGGACCGCGATCATGGCGGCTGGGAATCGTCGTCTCATGGGATCTCCAAGGGGGAGCTGGCGGAGACGAGCTCCGAGAATGTGGGTGAGGAATAGCTGACCGTGGCGTCCCACGTTCCGGAGGTGAACTGGCCGATCGGCACCTGGACCGTGCCACAGCTGGTGGTGGCGCGGTCGGCGAGGCCGTCGGACGTCGTGGTGACCACTGCGTCACCCGCGGTGAAGGTGAAGGTGCAGACACCGTCGTTCTCGATGACGCCCGCGATGTAGGCGGATGCGGACACCGCTGCGCCGTCAGCGTCGACGGAGGCGAAGACGAGCACGGCTTCGGGCGGCACCGGGCTCGGGTCCTCACCCTTCGCGGTGGACTCGTTCCCGGGAGCGAGGGTGGAGGTCGTGGGAGACGGCGATTCCTGAGCGGGGCCGGTGCAACCGACCAGGACGGAGCCCGCGATCAGGACTATCCCGACATATTGCCAGGTCGGCCTCGTACGGTCTCTCATCGACCTGTGTCCTCTCAACGGGTGGTTGTACCCCGAATCAGGGTAGCGGGCCGCGGGACCACTCTCGGACAATCGTTACCAGATCGGCGCGTCCCTCACCGCTCCGAGTCGCGCTCATGGAGGATTCCGTTCCACGTCGCGCGCACTCCGTCGTCGAGCGATTCGAACGTCGGACGCCCGAACTCCGTCGTGTAGCGGCCGATGTCGAGGACGACGCGGTCGACGAAGGTCACGGGCACCGGGCGCACGAGTTCGTCGAAGTCCACCCCGGTCACGCGGCGCAGCGACGCCAACACCTCGCTGACCGAGAGCCCTCGGCCACTGCCGAGGTTGTAGACGTCATGCCGGTGCGGTCGGTCGACCATCCTGGTGATCATGCGGACGACATCGTTCACATAGATGTAGTCGCGCACCATCGACCCGTCGCCGAATCGCACGATCGGTTCCCCGCCGGCGATCTGTCGGAGGGCGATCGGGATGAGGCCCTGCTTCTTGTTGTGATGCTGCCTGGTGCCATACGGGTTGGAGATGCGCAGCGCCGTCGAACGGAGCCCACGGACCGCCTGGAAGTACCGCAGGTAGTTCTCGATGGTCAGTTTGCCGATGGCGTACGGCGACACCGGGAGCGTCGGGTCGGTCTCGACGTACTCCGCCCGGTCCTGTGCCCCGTAGATCGCGCCTCCCGTGGAGGCGAAGTAGAAGTGCCCGACCCCGGCCGCAGCGCAGCTCTCCAGCATCTCGACGGTCTGGGCCACGTTCGTGCGGATGTCCAGCGTCGGGTCGTTCTGTGCCGTCGCGGGCGTCGTCGTCGAGAGGAAGTGGAACACCAGGTCCATGCCGTCGACAGCGGCATCGAGGTCGGCCCGGCTCAGGAACTCACCGCGGACGACCTCGACACCCTCGGTGTCGAAACTGGGCTCACGCGAGCTGAACCGGTCGAACGCCCGGACCCGGTGCCCGTCGGCTCGCAGCGCGTCCACCAGGTGGGAACCGATGAAGCCGTTCGCCCCGATGACGAGTGCGTCAGCCACGCATCGCCCGCTCGAACGCCTCGACGAACTGCCGTCCACTGTCGTCCCAACTCGTGTGCTCCAACGAGTCCGCCATCGCGATCGACCGCTCGACCGCGTCCTCGCGCGACACCACCTCGACGAGGCGCTTCGCGATCGCGCCCGGTGCGGGCTGCACG from Plantibacter flavus includes these protein-coding regions:
- a CDS encoding NAD-dependent epimerase/dehydratase family protein: MADALVIGANGFIGSHLVDALRADGHRVRAFDRFSSREPSFDTEGVEVVRGEFLSRADLDAAVDGMDLVFHFLSTTTPATAQNDPTLDIRTNVAQTVEMLESCAAAGVGHFYFASTGGAIYGAQDRAEYVETDPTLPVSPYAIGKLTIENYLRYFQAVRGLRSTALRISNPYGTRQHHNKKQGLIPIALRQIAGGEPIVRFGDGSMVRDYIYVNDVVRMITRMVDRPHRHDVYNLGSGRGLSVSEVLASLRRVTGVDFDELVRPVPVTFVDRVVLDIGRYTTEFGRPTFESLDDGVRATWNGILHERDSER